In the genome of Paenibacillus sp. FSL R5-0766, one region contains:
- a CDS encoding ABC transporter permease gives MLQALRTLFKKPPVIVGIVTALMFQVIFSVIWMTAYSGVNDRTKELTVAIVNEDGEMSKGIADSLAGTLPFHTVSNLSAAEALDQLNHHQVHMVLDIPAGFNELLQTAGSTAEIKYTINEANPVTIKSMMQGVSQSVTNTINKQATAQGVQTVLTASGAPADQAAEAATNLATRVEGTTTSINPVNGMNNQMVPMMMVLASYVGAMIMGMNLQTAMGMLSSTYSRLTLFGARVVINVGSALVVSLLGSSLIVALGGQIAQGFVAFWLFQALFLCTFMFFSQFFLICFGPAGSLFNIISLSLQLVSSGAMVPRELLNSFYSGIGQYLPATYAVQGILSVQLGGPGVQSAAGSIVIVLLVAVALSLVVTLLKKQRMPAMAPSPAQANN, from the coding sequence ATGTTACAGGCTTTACGTACATTGTTTAAAAAACCGCCAGTGATTGTAGGGATCGTAACAGCACTTATGTTCCAAGTGATCTTTAGCGTGATCTGGATGACCGCATATTCTGGAGTAAATGACCGTACGAAAGAGTTGACGGTTGCGATTGTGAATGAGGACGGCGAAATGTCCAAAGGAATCGCAGACTCACTCGCAGGAACACTGCCTTTCCATACCGTATCCAATCTAAGCGCGGCTGAAGCGTTGGATCAGCTGAATCATCACCAAGTCCACATGGTGCTGGATATCCCGGCTGGATTTAACGAATTGCTTCAGACGGCTGGCTCAACCGCCGAGATTAAATACACCATTAATGAAGCAAACCCGGTTACGATTAAAAGCATGATGCAAGGTGTATCCCAAAGTGTGACAAACACGATTAACAAACAAGCTACAGCACAAGGAGTACAGACGGTGTTAACCGCTTCAGGTGCGCCTGCCGATCAGGCTGCTGAAGCCGCGACAAACCTGGCTACCCGAGTGGAAGGAACGACAACGTCCATTAACCCGGTTAACGGGATGAATAATCAGATGGTGCCGATGATGATGGTACTGGCTTCCTATGTAGGTGCCATGATCATGGGGATGAATCTCCAGACAGCGATGGGCATGTTGTCATCTACCTATTCCCGTTTGACTTTGTTTGGCGCGAGAGTAGTCATCAACGTGGGTTCTGCATTGGTCGTTTCCTTGCTGGGATCATCGCTGATCGTGGCATTGGGAGGACAGATTGCACAAGGATTCGTTGCATTCTGGTTGTTCCAGGCGCTCTTCCTGTGCACGTTCATGTTCTTCTCCCAGTTCTTCCTGATCTGCTTCGGACCTGCAGGAAGTCTGTTCAATATCATCTCACTGTCCTTGCAACTGGTATCCTCCGGTGCAATGGTACCGCGTGAATTGCTGAACAGCTTCTATAGCGGCATTGGGCAGTACCTGCCTGCAACATACGCCGTTCAGGGTATTCTGAGCGTGCAGTTGGGAGGCCCAGGAGTACAATCCGCTGCAGGTTCCATCGTGATTGTACTGTTGGTTGCCGTTGCTTTATCATTGGTCGTGACATTGTTG
- a CDS encoding heavy metal translocating P-type ATPase: protein MADAPGLKTTLHITGMTCAACSTRVEKGLSRMEGVQQANVNLAIEQATVSYDPKTTNVNALRDKVEALGYGTLSESVDLNITGMTCAACSARIEKGLSRLPGVSQANVNLALETGHIEYAAGTLKPSDITAKIKQMGYGAELQLTQEETTSVRERELQRKKWKWMISALLSIPLLWAMVGHFSFTSGIYVPDLFMNPWFQLILATPVQFVIGWQFYVGAYKALRNRSANMDVLVALGTSAAFFYSLYLTLSSGYLPSTTMDHGAMGTSTAAMPSVELYYETSAILITLILLGKWFEAVAKGRSSQAIKSLIELAPREARVIRDGQEVMVPAAYVAVGDLILVKPGDSIPVDGIVEEGQSSVDESMLSGESLPVDKKPGDPVTGATLNKNGVLRLRATRVGSDTALSQIIKVVEQAQGSKAPIQRIADVISGIFVPIVVGIAALTFLIWYLFASPGDFAGSLEKAIAVLVIACPCALGLATPTSVMAGSGRAAEYGILFKGGEHLESAQQIQTVVLDKTGTVTQGKPVLTDVITAPNWTESDLLERVGAAEQSSEHPLAEAIVAGIRAKGLELTPTEKFENIPGYGVRASIKGQEILVGTRRLLADAQVNVSEETVQQMNRLEEQGRTAMLVAVDGQWAGIVAVADTIKDTSREAIGRLQAMGIDVIMITGDNERTARAVAEQAGIGKVLAEVLPEGKAAEVKKLQESGLKVAMVGDGINDAPALATADIGMAIGTGTDVAMEAADITLMRGDLNSIADAIEMSRRTMGNIKQNLFWALGYNVIGIPIAAVGFLAPWLAGAAMAFSSVSVVLNSLRLQRMKLKRND from the coding sequence CCATCGAACAGGCAACCGTTTCTTATGATCCAAAGACAACCAACGTGAATGCGTTGCGAGATAAGGTGGAAGCATTGGGCTACGGTACGTTGTCCGAATCGGTTGATCTGAACATCACCGGTATGACGTGTGCTGCCTGTTCTGCCCGGATTGAAAAAGGGCTTTCCCGACTACCGGGGGTATCTCAGGCGAATGTGAATCTGGCGCTGGAAACAGGGCATATCGAATATGCGGCTGGCACATTGAAACCTTCGGATATTACCGCCAAGATCAAGCAGATGGGCTATGGTGCCGAACTGCAATTGACGCAAGAAGAGACCACATCGGTTCGTGAACGTGAGCTGCAACGCAAAAAGTGGAAATGGATGATATCTGCGTTGTTATCGATTCCTTTACTGTGGGCAATGGTGGGGCATTTCTCGTTCACATCCGGAATCTATGTCCCAGATCTGTTCATGAACCCTTGGTTCCAGCTGATTCTGGCAACGCCAGTACAGTTCGTGATTGGGTGGCAGTTCTATGTGGGAGCATACAAAGCGCTACGTAACCGCAGTGCCAATATGGACGTTCTCGTTGCATTGGGTACCAGTGCAGCGTTTTTCTACAGTCTCTATCTGACGTTATCCAGTGGGTACTTACCTTCTACAACCATGGATCATGGGGCAATGGGAACGAGCACAGCCGCCATGCCTTCGGTAGAACTTTATTATGAGACAAGTGCAATTCTGATTACGTTAATTTTACTGGGAAAATGGTTCGAAGCTGTGGCGAAAGGTCGCTCTTCACAGGCGATCAAAAGCTTGATTGAACTGGCTCCACGTGAAGCACGTGTCATCCGGGACGGACAGGAAGTGATGGTTCCTGCCGCATATGTTGCGGTGGGTGATCTGATCCTGGTGAAGCCGGGGGACAGCATCCCGGTGGATGGTATTGTTGAAGAAGGGCAATCCTCTGTGGATGAATCCATGCTAAGTGGAGAGAGCCTTCCCGTGGATAAAAAACCAGGAGATCCCGTTACAGGTGCTACGCTGAACAAAAACGGGGTATTACGGCTACGTGCGACCCGAGTGGGCTCGGACACGGCTTTGTCTCAAATCATCAAAGTAGTCGAGCAAGCTCAGGGTTCCAAAGCACCAATTCAGCGGATTGCAGATGTCATTTCAGGCATATTTGTTCCCATTGTCGTGGGTATTGCCGCGCTGACATTCCTGATCTGGTATTTGTTTGCAAGTCCGGGTGACTTCGCTGGTTCTCTTGAAAAAGCGATTGCTGTGCTCGTTATTGCCTGTCCATGTGCACTGGGGCTGGCAACGCCGACCTCCGTCATGGCTGGATCAGGACGTGCGGCTGAATATGGCATTCTGTTCAAGGGCGGCGAACATCTGGAGTCGGCACAACAGATTCAGACCGTGGTGCTCGACAAAACAGGTACAGTAACCCAAGGTAAACCGGTGCTTACGGATGTTATCACGGCTCCGAACTGGACGGAATCTGATCTGCTTGAGCGAGTGGGAGCGGCCGAACAGAGTTCCGAGCATCCGCTGGCAGAGGCGATTGTTGCAGGAATTCGTGCCAAGGGTCTGGAGCTAACCCCAACAGAGAAGTTTGAGAACATACCGGGATATGGTGTTCGAGCTTCAATAAAAGGGCAGGAGATTCTGGTCGGCACACGTCGTTTGCTTGCAGATGCACAGGTGAATGTCTCTGAGGAAACCGTTCAGCAGATGAACCGTCTGGAGGAACAAGGACGTACAGCAATGCTGGTTGCGGTAGATGGTCAGTGGGCAGGCATCGTGGCTGTGGCTGACACCATCAAGGATACCTCTCGTGAAGCCATCGGTCGTCTTCAGGCGATGGGGATCGATGTCATCATGATCACGGGAGACAATGAGCGAACAGCTCGTGCTGTAGCAGAACAGGCAGGGATCGGTAAAGTTCTGGCTGAGGTTCTGCCGGAAGGCAAGGCTGCGGAAGTGAAGAAACTTCAGGAGAGTGGTCTGAAAGTTGCCATGGTAGGTGATGGCATTAATGATGCTCCGGCACTCGCTACTGCTGATATTGGGATGGCCATCGGAACAGGAACGGATGTAGCGATGGAAGCGGCGGATATTACGTTGATGCGTGGTGATCTGAACAGCATTGCAGATGCCATTGAGATGAGCCGGCGCACGATGGGTAACATCAAACAAAACCTGTTCTGGGCACTCGGATACAACGTTATTGGTATTCCCATTGCGGCAGTTGGCTTCTTGGCTCCATGGCTGGCAGGGGCGGCGATGGCGTTCAGCTCCGTGTCGGTTGTACTGAATTCGCTGCGTCTGCAACGCATGAAGCTGAAGAGAAATGACTGA